A stretch of the Argentina anserina chromosome 6, drPotAnse1.1, whole genome shotgun sequence genome encodes the following:
- the LOC126800857 gene encoding F-box/kelch-repeat protein At3g23880-like, whose product MTELSKFAEEIMVEILSRLPPKSLMRFKCVRKSWQCLINNSDFAANHLSVLKRCKHPSSITLVFRRVVPEDIHSGRKDVLLSLFDLCHGVDGDDDDDHELLSSFEDLQSPLWGFADCHRFCVTIATHCDGILCLSDSRNYMVLCNPAIKEFNLLPVPSSHSNSFGDGFGYDLKSKDYKVVRILYNGHDEYEDGMNERGMRKRVVIRPPTSQVYSVLTRSWKEIKTDDLISESTTYWPQSHHSIYCNGILYWCGRERLVEEHYIVTDFSEHEDDDISGLKECIISFDIGNEAFHVILAPDDCNLYNCGFGLWKESSIAFCTNLPWSPYPSTKAIREIWVMDDLGGGEGSWTKYLTFEPEADHIFFEMGLFWYNKQLVAAFKTEWAVIFQEVCTNKFKRFPLNAGVMDYSRAVECTMSIVSINGSRY is encoded by the coding sequence ATGACAGAGCTTTCCAAATTCGCCGAAGAGATTATGGTGGAAATCTTGTCAAGGCTCCCTCCAAAATCTCTGATGAGATTCAAGTGCGTCCGTAAGTCATGGCAATGTTTGATCAATAACTCAGACTTCGCAGCCAATCACCTCTCTGTCTTGAAGCGCTGCAAACACCCTTCCTCGATTACCCTCGTTTTCAGACGTGTTGTCCCTGAAGATATCCACTCTGGCAGGAAGGACGTCTTGCTATCGCTATTTGATCTTTGCCATGGGGTAGATGgtgacgatgatgatgatcatgaaCTCCTTTCTTCTTTCGAGGATCTTCAGAGTCCGCTATGGGGTTTTGCAGATTGTCATCGTTTCTGTGTAACTATAGCAACTCATTGTGATGGAATACTATGTCTATCTGATTCTAGAAATTACATGGTTTTATGCAATCCAGCAATCAAGGAATTCAACCTTTTGCCCGTGCCTTCCTCGCATTCGAATTCATTTGGTGACGGCTTTGGTTATGATCTCAAATCCAAAGATTACAAAGTTGTTCGAATTTTATATAATGGGCATGATGAGTACGAGGATGGTATGAACGAGCGTGGTATGCGTAAGCGTGTTGTTATTCGTCCTCCCACATCACAAGTATATAGCGTCCTTACAAGGTCTTGGAAAGAAATCAAAACTGATGATTTGATATCGGAATCTACTACATATTGGCCACAGTCGCATCATTCCATATACTGTAATGGTATTCTTTATTGGTGCGGACGTGAACGTCTCGTTGAAGAACATTACATTGTTACCGACTTTTCAGAACATGAAGATGATGACATAAGTGGTTTGAAAGAATGCATAATTTCGTTTGATATAGGGAACGAGGCATTTCATGTTATATTGGCCCCAGATGATTGTAACTTATATAATTGTGGGTTTGGACTGTGGAAAGAATCATCGATTGCATTTTGCACCAACCTTCCTTGGAGTCCTTATCCATCAACGAAGGCGATACGGGAGATTTGGGTGATGGATGACCTTGGTGGTGGTGAGGGTTCCTGGACTAAATACTTGACCTTTGAGCCGGAAGCAGATcacattttttttgaaatgggaTTATTTTGGTACAATAAGCAATTAGTTGCGGCCTTCAAGACCGAGTGGGCAGTAATCTTTCAAGAAGTTTGTACCAACAAATTCAAACGTTTTCCTTTGAATGCCGGGGTTATGGATTATTCTAGAGCTGTAGAATGTACTATGAGTATAGTTTCCATCAACGGATCGAGGTACTAG
- the LOC126800859 gene encoding putative F-box protein At2g02030, whose protein sequence is MSLRVGDLSKLSQEMKVQILSRLPPKSLMRFKCVHRSWHALISSSNFAAKHVSVSKDNKLSSSTTILFKRYVFDVNTERRDMVLSLLDLCPDDINSADDDDHLNLSPEDLRVPLSMGLRRRDIWTGIEYVDLACHCNGIICITDYRKRVVLCNPAIKEFNRLPVSCLALYAAEIKPQGSSTAAVGFGCNINCEDYKVVRVLYSQREFNEKNDIKIHPPRAEVYSLATKYWREIKAGALDNGSKNVWPDSTVSIYCKGNLYWRGHEDEKEYFEVPLSYTDEDANSGGEETFFYEDKERIISFDIDSETFHVMRFPNGYYYYHKVFGLWRDSVAVGLSWCADYQCVHIFVLNNKGGDEGSWINCFAIEPVVYIEFQLAFVGTSGQSILVAVNKCAMVLYDYITKRVKYLPVNGVSLWNSQALFYVNSVVSVNGYSDGSDRIPKLVQEA, encoded by the coding sequence AtgagtttgagagtgggagatcTTTCCAAATTATCACAAGAGATGAAGGTGCAAATCCTATCAAGGCTGCCTCCAAAATCTCTTATGCGATTCAAATGCGTCCATAGATCATGGCATGCCTTGATCAGTAGCTCCAACTTCGCAGCCAAACACGTCTCAGTTTCAAAGGACAACAAACTCTCCTCCTCCACTACGATTCTCTTCAAACGTTATGTTTTTGACGTCAACACTGAAAGGAGGGACATGGTACTGTCattgttggatctttgccCTGATGATATTAATTCTGCTGACGATGACGATCACCTTAATCTTTCACCGGAGGACCTCCGAGTTCCATTGTCCATGGGACTAAGAAGGAGGGACATATGGACCGGGATCGAATATGTAGATCTTGCATGTCACTGCAATGGGATCATTTGCATAACAGATTATAGGAAAAGAGTTGTCTTATGCAATCCAGCAATCAAGGAATTCAACCGGCTTCCGGTGTCATGTCTTGCGCTTTATGCTGCTGAAATTAAACCTCAAGGTTCATCCACGGCTGCTGTGGGATTTGGCTGTAATATCAATTGTGAAGATTACAAGGTCGTTAGGGTTTTATATTCCCAACGAGAATTCaatgaaaaaaatgatattAAAATACATCCTCCTAGGGCAGAAGTATATAGCCTCGCTACGAAGTATTGGAGAGAAATCAAAGCTGGTGCTCTTGACAATGGAAGCAAAAACGTTTGGCCCGATTCAACTGTCTCCATATACTGTAAAGGAAATCTATATTGGCGGGGACATGAAGATGAGAAGGAGTATTTTGAGGTTCCACTTTCCTATACAGACGAGGATGCTAATTCAGGAGGAGAGGAAACCTTTTTTTACGAGGATAAAGAGAGGATCATTTCATTTGACATAGACAGTGAGACGTTTCATGTTATGAGATTTCCAAATGGTTATTATTACTATCACAAGGTTTTTGGGTTGTGGAGAGACTCAGTTGCTGTTGGTCTTAGTTGGTGTGCAGACTATCAATGCGTACACATATTTGTGCTGAATAACAAAGGTGGTGATGAGGGGTCGTGGATAAACTGCTTCGCTATCGAACCTGTTGTGTACATTGAGTTTCAGTTAGCATTTGTTGGGACGAGTGGACAATCTATTCTGGTGGCCGTGAATAAATGTGCAATGGTTTTGTATGACTATATCACCAAAAGAGTGAAGTATCTTCCTGTTAATGGAGTGTCTCTGTGGAACAGTCAAGCTCTTTTTTACGTCAATAGTGTGGTTTCAGTTAACGGATATAGTGATGGTAGCGACAGAATTCCCAAACTCGTTCAGGAAGCTTGA
- the LOC126797652 gene encoding 26S proteasome regulatory subunit 6A homolog: MATNMAVDDTSFEDEQLAAMTTDDIVRATRLLDNEIRILKEELQRTNMELDSYKEKIKENQEKIKLNKQLPYLVGNIVEILEMNPEDEAEEDGANIDLDSQRKGKCVVLKTSTRQTIFLPVVGLVDPDKLKPGDLVGVNKDSYLILDTLPSEYDSRVKAMEVDEKPTEDYNDIGGLEKQIQELVEAIVLPMTHKERFQKLGVRPPKGVLLYGPPGTGKTLMARACAAQTNATFLKLAGPQLVQMFIGDGAKLVRDAFQLAKEKSPCIIFIDEIDAIGTKRFDSEVSGDREVQRTMLELLNQLDGFSSDDRIKVIAATNRADILDPALMRSGRLDRKIEFPHPTEEARARILQIHSRKMNVHPDVNFEELARSTDDFNGAQLKAVCVEAGMLALRRDATEVNHEDFNEGIIQVQAKKKASLNYYA; encoded by the exons ATGGCGACCAACATGGCGGTCGACGACACGAGCTTCGAGGACGAGCAGCTCGCCGCCATGACCACCGACGACATTGTCAGAGCCACTCGTCTTCTCGACAACGAGATCCGTATTCTTAAG GAAGAATTGCAAAGAACAAACATGGAGCTGGATTCGTACAAAGAAAAGATAAAGGAGAATCAGGAAAAGATTAAGCTCAATAAGCAGTTACCCTACTTGGTCGGCAACATTGTTGAG ATATTAGAAATGAATCCAGAAGATGAAGCTGAGGAAGACGGTGCAAACATTGATCTTGACTCACAAAGAAAGGGCAAGTGTGTTGTTCTGAAAACATCTACTCGTCAG ACAATCTTTCTGCCTGTCGTTGGGCTTGTTGATCCCGATAAATTAAAGCCTGGAGATCTTGTTGGTGTGAACAAAGATAGTTACCTGATCTTGGATACTCTGCCGTCTGAGTATGATTCCAGAGTGAAGGCTATGGAGGTTGATGAGAAACCCACTGAAGATTACAATGATATTGGAGGCTTAGAGAAACAG ATTCAAGAACTGGTTGAGGCGATTGTTTTACCCATGACCCACAAGGAGCGTTTTCAGAAATTAGGGGTTCGCCCACCGAAGGGAGTACTTTTGTATGGACCTCCTGGAACTGGTAAAACATTAATGGCCCGGGCCTGTGCCGCTCAAACAAATGCCACTTTTCTGAAACTTGCAGGCCCACAACTGGTTCAG ATGTTCATTGGGGATGGAGCAAAACTTGTTCGCGATGCCTTTCAACTTGCCAAAGAGAAATCTCCTTGCATCATTTTCATAGATGAAATTGATGCAATTGGCACAAAGCGGTTTGATAG TGAAGTGAGTGGTGATAGGGAGGTGCAGCGTACCATGCTTGAATTACTAAATCAACTTGATGGCTTCAGTAGTGATGATCGGATAaag GTGATAGCAGCAACAAATCGTGCTGACATCCTTGACCCTGCACTTATGCGTTCTGGTCGATTGGATCGTAAAATTGAGTTTCCACATCCCACTGAGGAAGCAAGAGCTCGGATTCTGCAG ATTCACTCTAGGAAGATGAATGTTCACCCAGACGTCAATTTTGAAGAGTTAGCTCGCTCTACTGATGATTTTAATGGTGCACAACTAAAAGCAGTTTGTGTGGAGGCAGGCATGCTAGCCCTTCGCCGTGATGCAACTGAG GTAAACCACGAAGATTTCAATGAAGGTATTATACAAGTTCAAGCAAAGAAAAAGGCCAGCCTAAACTATTATGCATAG
- the LOC126800860 gene encoding uncharacterized protein LOC126800860 has translation MYFNGFCYWIASEKQKEYQDRYDRDEDDYPRQSLIGADPILGMHDAFGVWVLNSFGNVKSCWTKRLTTDPIKGVEKDLVSWKKDEMLMIAKDGRILTYNFEAQKFKYIVPTASVHPCNAEAVICVNSIVPVTPAEKQQS, from the exons ATGTACTTTAATGGATTTTGTTATTGGATTGCATCTGAGAAACAAAAGGAATACCAGGACAGATATGATAGAGATGAAGATGATTATCCTAGGCAG TCCCTTATCGGAGCTGATCCCATACTTGGAATGCACGATGCATTTGGAGTATGGGTACTGAATAGCTTCGGTAATGTTAAGAGTTGTTGGACAAAACGCTTAACCACAGATCCCATTAAGGGAGTTGAGAAAGATTTGGTGTCATGGAAGAAGGACGAAATGCTTATGATTGCGAAAGATGGACGTATATTGACTTACAACTTCGAAGCTCAAAAGTTTAAATATATCGTCCCTACTGCCAGTGTGCATCCTTGTAATGCTGAGGCTGTTATTTGTGTCAACAGTATAGTGCCAGTCACACCTGCTGAGAAACAACAATCTTGA